The following are encoded together in the Parabacteroides chongii genome:
- a CDS encoding GLUG motif-containing protein has protein sequence MKTKITLITSRLLYLLAFLTISHMTIAQVDVWDGHTVTEPAGWATGNTTVNISSAAELAWVAQMVNNSEQTGSTPSDKWFKGCVLTLTTDIDLAGHEWTPIGIGFVSGYTSTMEKNFFGSFDGQNHIVSNLKITGEYRFAGLFGIIGDPGFPSGKETVKDLHVRNADLQITKPEVSDEYYEWGAGTLVGLQCGTIERCSATGKIVGGDNGYFGGLVGMNYGGYGTCSIISNSYASVDVTGGNGSIISGTYPCYIGGFVGNNGTTSGGHPIIYNCYSTGNVKGGDDAYIGGFIGRCGGSDYIEANDVHSCYSLGTVEGGSNSHIGGFAGNAVPRSPLLNCYWNKDAYTNGTGNDAERTSENLLALPLSSMKSRFLTQIMNEGAFNYSGKAASKVTRYAWELAPGNDYPTLTSTPLAAAPGTSESDPFLIANSSELEFFATRVNAGNDFDGKYVKLTADIDLESKEWTAIGTGNDLDLNHLKPFKGTFDGNGFQIRNLYFARTVGDEEFVYAGVFGRVEDGAIRNLGVVISEKGLTIRNINCSETLGQCLAGGVVAYCLNSTIENCYTTGGTITTSALHYAISSAGGLVAYAIDATIRNCYSTVDINSGSDPINDHPAEAFSGGIVGNIYSNDASTTISNCFSSGMFSAKNGYYTGGAGGIVGNSSSSSAEKTSYISNCLALNYKLITRNGNAQHTAGRILGYKSTSEFAVPPTLSGNHAYDNIIWENLSDGTSDPISDVDATDKNGADWDWRNSDQIPAGIFDNTAIWKSGTLPIMPKLYTTDGRLMANQPDVSIPYPLEFTTTTNGSVQEKYRKTYAGKDTRVELIITPETGFGLKSLTYQPEGEDATAIAESDGHYYFTMPGKKVTIAAIFSAISSITIANVTNGAISIEGDKTEAIEYEKVIFTVTPDNGYKLDGEPTVTTTGSGNVTVNSEGNNKYSFDMPAEAVTIAATFSKNNPDPQPPVDPDPVPPVYYTVTLPLVEGAITDPVAGEYDVEAWSNFRFYLTLDKEYDQSEPVITTDRGETITPRSSDGAYIVKYVRNDVEIFIDGIVKNPDPVSNETIATDAVKVWAAKGYLHISSPTTQTVQVYNLTGSLVKQADIPVGNTRWALPASIYIVQIGSARYKVIL, from the coding sequence ATGAAAACAAAAATTACTCTGATCACAAGCAGGTTACTATACCTGCTTGCTTTTTTAACCATTTCCCATATGACGATAGCACAGGTAGACGTATGGGATGGACACACCGTTACAGAACCTGCCGGATGGGCAACAGGAAATACTACTGTCAACATCAGTTCGGCGGCAGAACTGGCTTGGGTGGCCCAAATGGTCAACAACAGCGAACAAACCGGATCTACACCCAGCGATAAATGGTTTAAAGGCTGTGTACTGACTCTTACGACCGATATAGACTTGGCAGGACACGAATGGACTCCGATCGGAATTGGTTTTGTGAGTGGTTATACTAGTACTATGGAAAAAAACTTTTTTGGTTCCTTCGATGGACAAAACCACATTGTATCGAATTTGAAAATAACGGGCGAATATCGATTTGCCGGTTTATTTGGCATTATAGGAGATCCGGGGTTTCCTTCCGGAAAAGAAACTGTCAAAGATTTACATGTCCGAAATGCCGATCTACAGATAACAAAACCCGAGGTATCAGATGAATATTATGAGTGGGGCGCCGGAACACTGGTTGGTTTGCAGTGTGGAACAATAGAAAGATGCAGTGCCACCGGAAAAATTGTAGGAGGAGATAATGGCTATTTCGGAGGATTAGTCGGAATGAATTACGGGGGGTATGGTACCTGTTCCATTATTTCAAACAGTTATGCATCTGTAGATGTGACAGGGGGAAATGGGAGTATTATTTCTGGTACTTATCCCTGTTACATAGGAGGATTTGTAGGAAATAACGGAACTACCTCAGGTGGTCACCCGATCATCTATAACTGTTATTCAACCGGTAATGTAAAAGGGGGAGATGATGCCTATATCGGAGGATTTATCGGACGTTGCGGTGGTTCAGACTATATTGAAGCAAACGATGTACATTCCTGCTATTCATTAGGAACTGTGGAAGGTGGTTCTAATTCCCACATAGGAGGATTTGCCGGTAATGCCGTTCCACGCTCTCCGTTGCTTAATTGTTATTGGAATAAAGATGCCTATACAAATGGAACCGGCAACGACGCCGAAAGGACAAGTGAAAATCTTTTAGCTCTCCCTCTCTCTTCTATGAAAAGCAGATTTCTAACCCAGATCATGAATGAAGGAGCTTTCAACTATTCGGGAAAAGCTGCTTCAAAAGTGACAAGATATGCCTGGGAACTGGCTCCCGGCAACGACTATCCGACATTGACTTCAACCCCGCTTGCCGCCGCACCGGGTACATCAGAAAGCGATCCCTTCCTAATAGCCAATTCAAGTGAATTGGAGTTTTTCGCAACCAGGGTAAATGCCGGAAACGATTTTGACGGCAAATATGTCAAACTAACTGCCGACATCGACCTGGAAAGTAAAGAATGGACAGCTATAGGAACAGGAAACGACCTTGACCTCAATCATTTAAAGCCTTTCAAAGGTACATTCGATGGAAATGGCTTTCAGATTCGAAATCTATATTTCGCTCGAACAGTCGGAGATGAAGAATTTGTTTATGCCGGTGTATTCGGTCGCGTAGAAGACGGAGCCATCCGAAATCTGGGAGTCGTAATTTCTGAAAAGGGATTAACCATAAGAAACATCAATTGTAGTGAAACACTAGGTCAATGCCTGGCGGGAGGTGTTGTTGCTTACTGCCTAAATTCCACCATAGAAAACTGCTATACCACAGGAGGTACTATAACAACTTCAGCATTACACTACGCCATATCCAGCGCTGGAGGTTTAGTCGCGTATGCAATTGATGCAACGATTAGAAATTGTTATTCGACAGTAGATATAAATAGTGGAAGCGATCCAATTAATGACCACCCAGCCGAAGCCTTTTCAGGAGGAATAGTCGGAAATATTTATAGTAATGATGCATCTACAACTATCAGTAATTGTTTTTCATCCGGAATGTTTAGTGCAAAAAACGGTTATTATACAGGAGGAGCCGGAGGTATCGTAGGTAATTCTTCTTCTTCATCGGCTGAAAAGACTTCATATATATCCAATTGTCTTGCTCTGAATTATAAACTGATTACACGGAATGGTAATGCTCAGCATACCGCAGGAAGAATACTCGGTTACAAAAGTACATCTGAATTTGCAGTTCCTCCTACTCTTTCAGGTAATCATGCCTATGATAACATCATTTGGGAGAATCTATCAGACGGCACATCAGACCCTATCTCAGATGTCGATGCGACGGATAAAAATGGTGCCGACTGGGATTGGAGAAACAGCGATCAGATACCCGCCGGCATATTCGATAACACAGCTATTTGGAAAAGCGGGACATTACCCATAATGCCCAAACTCTATACAACCGATGGTCGCCTAATGGCCAACCAGCCGGATGTGTCGATCCCTTATCCGCTGGAATTTACAACAACCACAAATGGTTCTGTACAGGAAAAGTATCGCAAGACGTATGCAGGTAAAGACACACGAGTAGAACTAATCATCACCCCGGAAACAGGCTTCGGATTGAAAAGTCTGACTTACCAACCGGAAGGAGAAGATGCTACTGCTATAGCAGAAAGTGACGGACACTATTACTTTACGATGCCGGGAAAAAAAGTAACAATTGCAGCCATATTTAGTGCCATATCATCCATAACGATAGCAAACGTTACAAATGGCGCCATCAGTATAGAAGGAGATAAAACAGAGGCGATAGAATATGAGAAAGTCATCTTCACAGTTACACCGGACAACGGTTACAAACTTGATGGAGAACCGACCGTTACGACAACCGGAAGTGGAAATGTAACGGTCAACAGCGAAGGCAACAACAAGTATTCTTTTGACATGCCAGCCGAAGCGGTTACAATTGCTGCCACATTCAGCAAAAACAACCCCGATCCGCAGCCACCTGTCGATCCCGACCCTGTACCACCGGTTTACTACACAGTCACTTTGCCACTCGTAGAAGGTGCCATCACCGACCCTGTTGCCGGAGAATACGATGTGGAAGCATGGAGTAACTTCCGTTTCTATCTCACGCTCGATAAGGAATACGACCAATCGGAACCCGTCATAACGACCGACCGCGGTGAAACCATCACGCCGCGCAGTAGCGACGGAGCTTATATCGTCAAATATGTCCGCAACGATGTGGAGATATTTATCGACGGCATCGTAAAGAACCCCGATCCCGTATCCAACGAAACGATAGCTACAGATGCCGTCAAGGTATGGGCAGCCAAAGGTTACCTGCATATCAGCAGCCCAACAACACAAACAGTACAGGTCTACAACCTGACAGGCTCACTGGTTAAACAGGCAGACATTCCTGTAGGCAATACCCGATGGGCATTACCGGCAAGTATCTATATCGTACAGATCGGTTCCGCACGATACAAAGTAATCTTATAA
- a CDS encoding DUF6686 family protein: MTIINKTFNGQLSFCKCCNTYSLEFGNFFFCFTEAGFQGFRKYINSIDGDLSEQRNQHFASNRKICIKVQSESIYFCLNKMELEELKELLSAKRNGKKSPYLAQNYSLN, from the coding sequence ATGACAATAATAAATAAGACATTCAACGGTCAGCTCTCCTTCTGTAAGTGTTGTAACACTTATAGCCTGGAGTTCGGCAACTTCTTCTTTTGCTTTACGGAAGCAGGCTTCCAGGGCTTCCGCAAGTACATAAACAGCATCGATGGTGACCTGTCGGAACAACGTAACCAACATTTCGCCTCCAACCGCAAAATATGCATCAAAGTACAATCCGAAAGCATTTACTTTTGCCTCAACAAAATGGAATTGGAAGAACTGAAAGAACTTCTCTCCGCCAAAAGAAACGGAAAGAAGTCCCCTTATCTGGCACAGAACTATTCATTGAATTAA
- a CDS encoding DUF362 domain-containing protein: MKRRNFFRSLALGGASVAFSPIVKAAPAVHADKEKPATNIKDALAIPRNEHSMPGKYPGKVALTTHPGCIVDGQPSEGIAYEMLRNSMLNLTGKSNLKEAWLQFVGPDDVIGLKVNPIAGKLLSTSHALTQSIINQLEEAGIPRKNIVIWDRREADLKESGFTAENYPDIKIIGTEYPDENGSYINAEGKFYGEERIDKAQYFSVDIEGEYDAYTMPFMINGGKNSYFTKICTEMVTKIINVPVLKNAGTTITCCMKNLAFGSITNTARLHGPMWHDTCASVCAFPPLRDKVVLNIVDGMIGCFDGGPAANPQFICHYNTILAGSDAVAVDRISYDIVIAKRIEEGLQEEEKAGARTFMDMAQEFQLGVADKDKIELIETTLQA, encoded by the coding sequence ATGAAAAGAAGAAACTTTTTCCGTTCGCTGGCCCTTGGTGGAGCAAGCGTTGCTTTTTCTCCCATTGTAAAGGCTGCTCCGGCGGTGCACGCAGATAAAGAGAAGCCGGCAACCAATATAAAGGATGCCCTGGCCATCCCCCGGAACGAACATTCCATGCCGGGTAAATATCCCGGTAAAGTAGCCCTTACAACTCATCCCGGCTGTATTGTCGACGGACAGCCTTCGGAAGGGATCGCCTATGAAATGCTTCGGAACAGTATGTTGAATCTGACAGGGAAAAGTAACCTGAAAGAGGCGTGGTTGCAATTTGTCGGTCCCGACGATGTGATCGGGCTGAAGGTAAACCCGATTGCCGGTAAGCTATTATCTACTTCGCATGCTTTGACGCAATCCATTATCAACCAGCTGGAAGAAGCCGGCATCCCCCGAAAGAATATCGTTATCTGGGACCGGCGTGAAGCGGATTTGAAAGAGTCGGGCTTTACCGCTGAGAACTATCCGGATATAAAGATCATCGGTACGGAATACCCCGATGAGAACGGCAGTTACATCAATGCCGAAGGTAAGTTCTACGGTGAAGAGCGGATCGATAAGGCGCAGTACTTTTCTGTCGACATCGAAGGAGAATATGACGCTTACACCATGCCTTTCATGATTAATGGCGGAAAGAATTCTTATTTCACGAAGATATGTACGGAGATGGTGACGAAGATTATCAACGTCCCCGTTTTGAAGAATGCCGGAACGACGATCACTTGCTGCATGAAGAACCTCGCTTTCGGTTCTATTACGAATACCGCCCGGCTTCACGGTCCGATGTGGCATGATACCTGTGCTTCGGTTTGTGCTTTCCCTCCGTTGCGGGATAAGGTGGTGTTGAATATTGTCGATGGAATGATTGGTTGCTTCGACGGCGGGCCGGCTGCCAATCCGCAATTTATCTGCCATTATAATACTATCCTGGCGGGAAGCGACGCGGTGGCAGTCGACCGTATCAGTTACGATATAGTGATCGCCAAACGTATCGAAGAGGGGTTGCAGGAGGAAGAGAAAGCCGGAGCACGTACCTTTATGGATATGGCGCAGGAGTTTCAACTCGGCGTGGCCGATAAGGATAAAATCGAACTGATAGAAACAACGTTGCAGGCATGA
- a CDS encoding HU family DNA-binding protein, whose product MTKTELVQRIAEDTGQKATQVKRTVEALLGIVSDTLNEGSEIRFHNFGALHPWIQIERMARNPKTGVAVKIPRRISVKFRPGTKLLKVLNK is encoded by the coding sequence ATGACGAAAACAGAATTGGTACAAAGAATTGCCGAAGATACCGGACAAAAAGCGACACAGGTAAAAAGAACTGTCGAAGCATTACTCGGTATCGTCTCCGATACGCTGAACGAAGGCTCTGAAATCCGCTTTCATAACTTCGGGGCACTACACCCCTGGATACAGATTGAACGTATGGCACGCAACCCCAAGACAGGTGTTGCAGTCAAGATCCCTCGTCGCATATCTGTGAAATTCCGGCCTGGAACAAAACTGTTGAAGGTTCTGAACAAATAG
- a CDS encoding DUF4469 domain-containing protein — MATTDPKMRSITGNLVANMLTEREDDFTFNVTYVANRTIDDLCNIAAKGKSKFSASELRSAYNDLMEVAKEELYSASTVEFGFANNSLGVDGPFIGPKAKFDPEKNNVTLRCSPRVEFKKDLKAISVIVGEVTEGLPTITKVTDVFTGEVNTKLTPGNTLNGEGKRIKIVGTEGSPVGFFFIKAADDTETAVPMTSVSRNDPSFFSFIIPALADGTYYLEVATQYGGNRTVLLKEVRRNRFPYLLTVGAGSDDDDDRPVIE, encoded by the coding sequence ATGGCAACAACTGATCCCAAGATGCGTAGCATCACTGGCAATTTGGTAGCAAACATGCTGACAGAACGTGAAGATGACTTCACATTCAATGTCACATACGTCGCCAACCGCACAATCGATGATTTGTGCAACATCGCTGCAAAAGGCAAAAGTAAGTTCTCCGCTTCCGAATTAAGAAGCGCTTACAACGATCTGATGGAAGTTGCGAAGGAAGAATTGTACTCTGCTTCTACCGTAGAGTTCGGCTTTGCAAATAACTCCCTGGGAGTGGATGGTCCCTTCATCGGCCCCAAGGCTAAATTCGATCCGGAAAAGAATAATGTAACCCTTCGCTGTTCTCCCCGTGTCGAATTCAAGAAAGACCTCAAAGCCATCAGCGTGATCGTCGGTGAAGTAACAGAAGGTCTCCCTACCATCACCAAAGTAACCGACGTATTCACAGGCGAGGTAAACACAAAACTCACTCCGGGCAATACACTCAATGGCGAAGGTAAACGTATAAAGATCGTCGGAACCGAAGGCAGTCCCGTCGGTTTCTTCTTCATCAAAGCAGCAGACGACACCGAAACAGCCGTCCCAATGACTTCCGTTTCACGCAACGATCCTTCTTTCTTCTCTTTTATCATTCCGGCATTGGCCGACGGCACCTATTATCTGGAAGTCGCCACCCAATACGGAGGTAATCGCACGGTACTATTAAAAGAGGTTCGCCGCAATCGTTTCCCTTACCTGCTGACGGTAGGTGCCGGAAGTGATGATGATGACGATCGCCCCGTAATTGAATAA
- a CDS encoding DUF6599 family protein gives MKHFIRWAGFLLLIPAFLVAQEVEVKRERVFTGSGLYGFMNGGAEQFLEYGVSKLTARDVVYEGQEYTIEIYEMPTPEDAFGIYSLHVFRCQRADTLGCIDCLSPYQLQAVAGDKYVSVVFPSGSAAAKSKVDELIRQYLPMDGKDNPAIPALLQEISPYSGKLKFLRGPIGISGVSTSLMHYLEGISYTGVWFIADKPSKSYRAWVCVKDAKEVEKLKEKVPASDIIQSGNDFIYLTGKEQEKEEDDHGGFGF, from the coding sequence ATGAAACATTTTATACGATGGGCAGGTTTCCTGCTGTTGATCCCCGCCTTTCTGGTTGCACAGGAGGTCGAAGTGAAAAGGGAACGGGTGTTTACAGGCTCGGGACTCTACGGTTTTATGAATGGAGGAGCGGAGCAGTTCCTCGAATACGGTGTCAGTAAACTGACAGCCCGCGATGTCGTTTACGAGGGGCAGGAATATACGATCGAGATTTATGAGATGCCGACACCTGAGGATGCTTTCGGTATTTATTCGTTGCATGTGTTCCGGTGTCAGCGGGCGGATACGCTGGGTTGCATCGATTGCCTGTCGCCTTACCAGTTGCAGGCTGTGGCTGGCGATAAATACGTATCGGTGGTTTTCCCTTCCGGCTCGGCTGCGGCAAAGAGTAAGGTGGACGAGTTGATCCGGCAGTATCTTCCGATGGACGGGAAAGATAACCCGGCGATACCGGCGCTGTTGCAAGAGATATCCCCTTATTCCGGCAAACTGAAATTCCTGCGCGGACCGATAGGCATATCCGGTGTCAGTACTTCGCTGATGCATTATCTGGAAGGTATTTCCTATACCGGTGTCTGGTTTATAGCCGATAAGCCCTCGAAAAGCTATCGCGCCTGGGTCTGTGTGAAGGATGCAAAAGAGGTGGAGAAGCTAAAAGAAAAAGTTCCCGCCTCCGATATTATTCAGAGCGGGAACGATTTCATCTATTTAACGGGCAAAGAACAGGAAAAAGAGGAAGACGATCACGGCGGGTTCGGTTTCTGA
- a CDS encoding TonB-dependent receptor, giving the protein MNKIITLILCLCCTLTVAWATEEEKMNASDANVFGHVLDKETGEHLPFITVILKGTTIGTTTDNSGHYFLKNLPEGKFTLEFKYLGYKTVTRDVKLEKGKTQEVNVEMEEDRIALDGVVVSANRSETSRRLAPTLVNVIDSKVFNTTSAVNLAQGLNFQPGVRVETNCQNCGFQQVRINGLDGPYTQILIDSRPIFSALSGVYGLEQIPANMINRVEVMRGGGSALFGSSAIAGTINIITKEPLRNSGELTHTLSSIGGSSSFDNNTTLNASLVTENGKAGMYIFGQNRHRSGYDYDNDGYTELPKLKNQTVGFRSYLKTSTYSKLTFEYHHMNEYRRGGNLLDRPPHEADIAEQLEHSIDGGGLKFDLFSSDYKHKFSVFTSAQNTDRDSYYGTGQDPNAYGKTTDLTFMTGTQYSYSFDKFLFMPSDLTAGLEYNYDHLKDEMIGYNRYTNQKVHIESLFLQNEWKNKRWSFLVGARMDKHNMIDNVVFSPRANVRFNPTEDINIRASYSSGFRAPQAFDEDMHISAVGGEIAMIRRAKDLKEEKSQSLSTSVDFYHRFKNGIQVNFLVEGFYTSLNDVFVLEEIGKDEQGNIIKERRNGSGAKVMGLTLEGKSVLSSWLSLQAGATLQRSRYNEPEKWSENENVPTEKKMFRTPNTYGYFTATLTPLKHFTASLSGTYTGSMLVQHLAGYIPMDKAVNTPDFFDMNIKLAYDFHIYKDINLEVNAGVQNIFEAYQSDFDQGPNRDSAYIYGPATPRSYFAGIKISY; this is encoded by the coding sequence ATGAATAAGATTATAACACTTATACTATGCCTTTGCTGTACCCTTACGGTTGCATGGGCCACAGAAGAAGAGAAAATGAACGCATCGGATGCAAACGTATTCGGGCATGTATTGGATAAAGAAACCGGTGAGCATCTGCCATTTATCACCGTTATACTAAAGGGAACAACCATCGGAACGACAACCGACAACTCCGGTCACTATTTCCTGAAAAACCTGCCGGAAGGTAAGTTCACCCTCGAATTTAAATATCTCGGTTACAAGACTGTCACCCGGGATGTGAAACTGGAGAAAGGGAAAACACAGGAAGTCAATGTAGAGATGGAAGAAGATCGCATCGCCCTGGACGGTGTAGTCGTTTCGGCCAACCGAAGTGAAACATCGCGCCGCCTGGCTCCTACGCTGGTAAATGTGATCGACTCGAAAGTCTTTAATACGACCAGTGCGGTTAACCTGGCGCAAGGACTGAACTTCCAGCCGGGTGTACGTGTAGAGACGAATTGCCAGAATTGCGGTTTCCAGCAGGTACGTATCAATGGGTTGGACGGACCTTATACGCAGATACTGATCGACTCGCGTCCCATATTCAGTGCACTTTCGGGTGTTTACGGGCTGGAACAGATTCCAGCAAATATGATCAACCGTGTGGAAGTGATGCGTGGCGGTGGTTCGGCATTGTTCGGTTCTTCTGCCATTGCCGGGACGATCAATATCATTACCAAGGAGCCGCTGCGCAACTCGGGCGAACTGACACATACCCTGTCTTCTATCGGGGGAAGTTCTTCCTTTGACAATAATACGACGCTGAATGCTTCATTGGTAACGGAAAACGGGAAGGCCGGCATGTATATCTTCGGACAGAACCGCCACCGTTCCGGCTACGATTATGATAATGACGGCTACACCGAACTACCCAAGCTGAAGAACCAGACGGTAGGTTTCCGCTCCTATCTGAAAACAAGCACGTACAGCAAGTTGACGTTCGAATATCATCACATGAACGAATACCGTCGTGGCGGTAACCTGTTGGATCGTCCGCCTCATGAAGCGGATATTGCCGAACAGTTGGAGCACTCCATCGACGGTGGAGGATTGAAGTTCGATCTTTTCTCATCCGATTACAAACATAAATTCAGCGTCTTCACCTCGGCTCAGAACACCGACCGTGACAGCTATTACGGCACCGGACAAGACCCGAATGCGTACGGTAAGACAACCGACCTGACCTTTATGACCGGGACACAATATTCGTACAGCTTCGACAAGTTCCTCTTTATGCCGTCAGACCTGACCGCCGGACTGGAATACAACTACGACCATCTGAAAGACGAAATGATCGGTTATAACCGCTACACCAACCAGAAGGTCCATATCGAAAGCCTTTTCCTGCAGAACGAATGGAAAAACAAACGGTGGAGCTTCCTGGTCGGAGCGCGTATGGACAAGCACAACATGATAGACAATGTGGTATTCAGTCCCCGTGCCAACGTTCGTTTCAACCCGACGGAGGATATCAATATACGTGCCAGCTATTCCAGTGGCTTCCGTGCTCCGCAGGCGTTCGACGAAGACATGCATATCTCTGCCGTCGGAGGTGAGATAGCGATGATACGACGGGCGAAAGACCTGAAGGAAGAGAAATCGCAGAGCCTCAGCACATCGGTCGACTTTTATCATCGTTTTAAGAACGGTATCCAGGTCAACTTCCTGGTGGAAGGTTTTTATACAAGTCTGAACGATGTATTCGTATTGGAAGAAATCGGGAAAGATGAACAGGGCAATATCATCAAAGAACGTCGTAACGGTTCGGGAGCAAAAGTGATGGGACTGACCTTGGAAGGGAAAAGCGTCCTTTCTTCCTGGTTATCTTTACAGGCAGGAGCCACCTTGCAGCGCAGCCGTTATAACGAACCGGAGAAATGGAGTGAAAACGAGAACGTGCCGACTGAAAAGAAAATGTTCCGTACACCTAATACATACGGTTACTTTACCGCGACACTGACTCCGTTGAAACATTTCACGGCTTCCCTGTCGGGAACTTACACCGGCAGCATGTTGGTGCAGCATCTGGCGGGTTATATCCCTATGGATAAAGCAGTCAATACACCGGATTTCTTCGACATGAACATCAAACTGGCGTATGACTTCCATATCTACAAAGATATCAACTTGGAAGTAAATGCCGGTGTACAGAATATCTTCGAAGCCTACCAGTCCGACTTCGACCAGGGTCCGAACCGTGACTCTGCCTACATCTACGGACCGGCAACGCCGAGAAGCTATTTCGCCGGTATCAAGATATCTTACTAA
- the eno gene encoding phosphopyruvate hydratase — protein MKIEKITGREILDSRGNPTVEVDVLLESGVTGRASVPSGASTGEHEALELRDGDKKRYCGKGVLKAVENVNKIIAPALKGMSALDQVGIDQAMLELDGTKTKSNLGANAILGVSLAVAKAAANYLDIPLYRYIGGTNTYVMPVPMMNIINGGSHSDAPIAFQEFMIRPVGAPSFKEGLRMGAEVFHALKKVLHDRGLSTAVGDEGGFAPALEGTEDALNSILAAIKAAGYEPGKDIMIGMDCASSEFYKDGIYDYTKFEGDKGVKRTSDEQVDYLEKLINEYPIDSIEDGMNENDWEGWKKLTDRIGNRCQLVGDDLFVTNVDFLSKGIQEGCANSILIKVNQIGSLTETLNAIEMAHRHGYTTVTSHRSGETEDATIADIAVATNSGQIKTGSLSRSDRMAKYNQLLRIEEELGNKAVYGYKRLK, from the coding sequence ATGAAAATAGAAAAGATTACAGGACGTGAAATCCTCGACTCAAGAGGCAACCCTACCGTAGAAGTAGATGTATTATTGGAATCAGGTGTAACAGGCAGAGCTTCTGTCCCCTCCGGCGCATCGACCGGCGAACACGAAGCATTGGAACTGCGCGACGGTGACAAGAAACGCTATTGCGGTAAAGGTGTACTGAAAGCTGTTGAAAACGTAAACAAGATAATCGCTCCTGCCCTGAAAGGCATGTCAGCACTGGATCAGGTAGGTATCGACCAGGCTATGCTCGAACTGGACGGAACGAAGACCAAATCAAACCTCGGTGCAAACGCCATCCTCGGTGTTTCCCTTGCAGTTGCCAAGGCTGCTGCCAACTATCTGGATATTCCTTTATATAGATATATCGGCGGAACAAACACATACGTTATGCCGGTTCCGATGATGAACATCATCAACGGCGGTTCACACAGTGACGCTCCGATCGCTTTCCAGGAATTTATGATCCGCCCGGTAGGTGCTCCTTCTTTCAAGGAAGGTCTGCGTATGGGTGCCGAAGTATTCCACGCATTGAAGAAAGTGTTGCACGACCGTGGCCTGAGCACTGCCGTAGGTGACGAAGGTGGTTTCGCACCTGCTCTGGAAGGAACGGAAGATGCATTGAACTCGATCCTTGCCGCTATCAAGGCTGCCGGATACGAACCGGGCAAAGACATCATGATCGGTATGGACTGCGCTTCTTCTGAGTTCTACAAAGACGGTATCTACGACTATACGAAGTTCGAAGGTGACAAAGGCGTCAAACGTACTTCCGATGAACAGGTAGACTACCTGGAAAAACTGATCAACGAATACCCGATCGACTCTATCGAAGACGGTATGAACGAAAACGACTGGGAAGGCTGGAAGAAGCTGACCGACCGTATCGGTAACCGTTGCCAGCTGGTGGGTGACGACTTGTTCGTTACAAACGTCGACTTCCTGTCGAAAGGTATTCAGGAAGGTTGCGCCAACTCGATCCTGATCAAGGTTAACCAGATCGGTTCATTGACAGAAACACTGAATGCTATCGAGATGGCTCACCGTCACGGTTACACGACCGTCACTTCTCACCGCTCCGGCGAAACAGAAGATGCAACGATCGCCGACATCGCCGTTGCTACCAACAGCGGACAGATCAAGACCGGTTCATTGAGCCGTTCAGACCGTATGGCTAAATACAACCAGTTGCTCCGCATCGAAGAAGAGTTGGGTAACAAAGCAGTATACGGTTACAAACGCTTAAAGTAA
- a CDS encoding thioesterase family protein encodes MLEKGLQHTSSTVVSAANSARTMGSGDLDVFATPSMVALMENAAMLAVASGLPEGSTTVGAQMNTSHIKPSPLGETISATATLQEADGRKLTFSVVAQDSKGTIGEGTHIRFIVDKEKFLSKIYPTNK; translated from the coding sequence ATGCTGGAAAAAGGACTACAACACACAAGCAGCACCGTAGTCAGTGCCGCTAACTCAGCCCGTACCATGGGATCGGGCGACCTGGATGTATTCGCCACACCGTCGATGGTGGCTTTAATGGAAAACGCAGCCATGCTGGCTGTTGCCTCCGGACTGCCGGAAGGCTCGACAACCGTAGGTGCACAGATGAACACCTCACATATCAAACCGTCCCCGCTGGGAGAAACAATTTCCGCCACGGCAACCTTACAGGAAGCGGATGGCCGCAAACTCACTTTCAGCGTTGTGGCACAAGACTCAAAGGGGACGATCGGCGAAGGGACGCATATCCGTTTCATCGTAGACAAAGAGAAGTTCCTATCGAAGATCTACCCTACCAACAAATAG